A section of the Malania oleifera isolate guangnan ecotype guangnan chromosome 2, ASM2987363v1, whole genome shotgun sequence genome encodes:
- the LOC131149219 gene encoding small ribosomal subunit protein eS25y-like, producing the protein MAPKKEKAPPPSSKPAKSGGKQKKKKWSKGKQKEKVNNMVLFDQGTYDKLLSEVPKYKLITPSVLSDRLRINGSLARRAIKDLMARGLIRMISAHASQQIYTRATNTT; encoded by the exons ATG GCACCGAAGAAGGAAAAGGCTCCACCTCCGTCATCGAAGCCTGCAAAGTCCGGAGGAAAGCAGAAGAAGAAG AAATGGAGCAAAGGAAAGCAAAAGGAGAAGGTGAACAACATGGTTTTGTTCGATCAGGGAACTTATGATAAGCTTCTTTCAGAAGTTCCAAAGTACAAGCTTATTACACCTTCTGTCTTGTCAGACAGATTAAGG ATTAATGGATCACTGGCGCGTAGGGCAATCAAAGATTTGATGGCAAGAGGCTTAATCAGGATGATATCTGCCCATGCTAGCCAGCAGATTTACACCAGGGCCACCAATACTACCTAG